One window from the genome of Entelurus aequoreus isolate RoL-2023_Sb linkage group LG04, RoL_Eaeq_v1.1, whole genome shotgun sequence encodes:
- the LOC133647848 gene encoding uncharacterized protein LOC133647848 produces the protein MPRLELCAALAGAQLAKVLKTEMTLPLQKTTLWSDSTTVLEWLQSDSCRFKVFVGTRVSEIQELTDRQSWRYVDTHNNPADDITRGKPLLELAEDGRWSQGPTFLRQSAEYWPKRPDTHSSLTSSELKSITFCGLAVVQSDNNIPDASLFNTWKELVKVTQQAGQEGPGGSTHSQTISSQEAEFLLLKRCQVQTFPADIMSLKTQNAVSAKSRLACLSPEWDSTTGLIRVGCRLRRLQNSDLEEIHPIVLDPKHQITKLLIKDMDERLLHPGTERVYAELRRHYWILRGRQAVRHHQHNCPSCQRWRAQPTVPRMADLPPQRLRLLCPPFHSTGVDCFGPYLVKVGRRSEKRWGVIFKCLTTRAVHIELLNSMDADAFLLALRRFIARRGRPREVLSDCGTNFRGAERELRTVFAEMEPQLREQLTEYQIDFKFNPPNAPHFGGAWEREIRSIKASLQVAVGGQSVTEDVLHTTLVEVEGILNSKPLGYVSSDVSDLDPITPNILLMGRRDSALPQVVYVPAVMGRRRWRHCQTLVDQFWIHFIRSYLPTLQTRSKWQRSSENLTINTVVLMVDPSLSRAQWPIGRVVKTIPSQDGQVRAAEVMVKSKVYTRPVARLIPLPSLEDDSKDT, from the coding sequence ATGCCTCGCCTGGAGCTCTGTGCAGCATTAGCTGGAGCTCAGCTTGCCAAGGTTTTAAAGACAGAGATGACCCTCCCTCTTCAAAAGACAACACTGTGGTCGGATTCCACCACGGTTCTGGAGTGGCTCCAGTCGGACTCCTGCCGCTTCAAGGTCTTTGTTGGAACGCGTGTCTCAGAGATACAGGAGCTGACGGATCGACAATCCTGGCGGTATGTGGACACCCACAACAATCCTGCTGATGACATCACCAGGGGGAAACCACTTCTGGAACTTGCGGAGGACGGGCGCTGGAGTCAAGGACCCACATTTCTCAGGCAAAGTGCGGAATACTGGCCAAAAAGACCGGATACACATTCATCCCTGACTTCATCCGAACTAAAGAGCATCACCTTCTGTGGTCTTGCAGTAGTGCAAAGCGACAATAATATTCCGGATGCTTCTCTATTCAATACCTGGAAAGAATTAGTAAAAGTCACTCAGCAGGCGGGACAGGAAGGACCAGGAGGTTCGACACACAGTCAGACAATCAGCTCCCAAGAAGCTGAGTTTCTGTTGCTGAAAAGATGTCAAGTTCAAACCTTTCCCGCAGACATCATGTCTCTTAAAACACAGAACGCAGTGTCAGCTAAGAGTCGTCTGGCGTGCCTCTCTCCTGAGTGGGACTCAACTACAGGGTTAATTCGAGTTGGGTGTAGGCTGCGACGACTCCAGAACTCGGACTTAGAAGAGATCCATCCTATTGTGCTGGACCCAAAACATCAGATAACTAAACTCCTCATCAAGGACATGGACGAACGTCTTCTGCACCCAGGTACAGAGCGAGTGTATGCAGAACTTCGAAGACATTACTGGATTCTGCGAGGACGACAAGCAGTCAGGCACCATCAGCACAATTGCCCATCTTGTCAACGCTGGCGAGCTCAACCGACAGTCCCAAGGATGGCAGATCTGCCACCACAACGCCTCAGACTTCTCTGTCCACCCTTCCATTCAACAGGTGTGGATTGTTTTGGACCTTATCTGGTCAAAGTGGGCAGAAGATCAGAGAAACGATGGGGTGTCATTTTTAAGTGTCTTACAACTCGAGCAGTTCACATCGAGCTTCTCAACTCCATGGATGCCGATGCATTCCTTCTCGCTCTACGTCGGTTCATTGCCAGAAGGGGAAGACCAAGAGAGGTACTGTCAGATTGTGGGACCAACTTCCGAGGAGCCGAAAGAGAACTCAGGACAGTGTTTGCAGAGATGGAACCTCAGCTACGAGAGCAACTGACAGAATATCAGATTGACTTCAAATTTAACCCTCCAAATGCCCCTCATTTTGGTGGGGCATGGGAACGGGAAATTAGATCCATCAAGGCCAGTCTCCAAGTCGCAGTAGGAGGGCAGTCAGTCACAGAAGATGTCTTGCACACAACTCTAGTAGAAGTGGAGGGGATACTGAACTCAAAACCACTAGGGTACGTATCATCTGATGTTTCTGATCTGGACCCAATCACCCCAAACATCCTTCTCATGGGGCGGCGGGATTCTGCACTGCCTCAAGTAGTTTACGTCCCAGCTGTCATGGGGCGGCGGAGATGGCGCCATTGTCAAACACTTGTGGATCAGTTTTGGATCCACTTCATACGCAGCTATCTACCCACTTTGCAGACCAGGTCAAAATGGCAGAGGTCTTCCGAAAATTTAACCATCAACACTGTAGTTCTGATGGTGGACCCTTCACTTTCAAGAGCACAGTGGCCCATCGGCAGAGTGGTTAAGACCATTCCGAGTCAAGATGGACAGGTCAGGGCTGCTGAGGTAATGGTCAAGAGTAAAGTCTACACCAGACCGGTAGCTCGCTTGATCCCACTTCCAAGTTTAGAGGATGACAGTAAGGACACTTGA